From a single Streptomyces misionensis genomic region:
- the hisS gene encoding histidine--tRNA ligase, with protein MSTFKAPKGTYDLIPPDSATYLAVREAIAAPLRNSGYGYVETPGFESVELFARGVGESTDIVTKEMYAFETKGGDKLALRPEGTASVLRAALEANLHKSGNLPVKLWYSGSYYRYERPQKGRYRHFSQVGAEAIGAEDPALDAELIILADQAYRSLGLRDFRILLNSLGDKECRPVYRAALQDFLRGLDLDEDTRRRAEINPLRVLDDKRESVQVQLTGAPLLRDYLCDACKAYHEEVRDLITAAGVAFEDDPKLVRGLDYYTRTTFEFVHDGLGSQSAVGGGGRYDGLSEMIGGPALPSVGWALGVDRTVLALEAEGIRLDLPATTSVYAVPLGEEARRVLFAKITELRKVGIAADLSYGGKGLKGAMKNANRSGARYALVAGERDLAEGVVQLKDMESGEQTAIGVNEIVAELESRLG; from the coding sequence GTGAGCACGTTCAAGGCCCCCAAGGGCACCTACGACCTGATCCCCCCGGACTCGGCCACGTACCTGGCGGTCCGCGAGGCGATCGCCGCCCCGCTGCGCAACTCCGGCTACGGCTACGTCGAGACCCCCGGTTTCGAGAGCGTCGAACTGTTCGCGCGCGGCGTCGGCGAGTCCACCGACATCGTGACCAAGGAGATGTACGCCTTCGAGACCAAGGGCGGCGACAAGCTCGCCCTGCGCCCCGAGGGCACGGCCTCCGTGCTGCGCGCGGCCCTGGAGGCCAACCTGCACAAGTCGGGCAACCTGCCCGTGAAGCTCTGGTATTCGGGCTCGTACTACCGCTACGAGCGCCCGCAGAAGGGCCGTTACCGCCACTTCTCCCAGGTCGGCGCCGAGGCGATCGGCGCGGAGGACCCGGCGCTCGACGCCGAGCTGATCATCCTGGCCGACCAGGCGTACCGCTCGCTGGGGCTGCGCGACTTCCGCATCCTGCTCAACAGCCTGGGCGACAAGGAGTGCCGGCCCGTGTACCGGGCCGCGCTCCAGGACTTCCTGCGCGGCCTGGACCTGGACGAGGACACGCGCCGGCGTGCCGAGATCAACCCGCTGCGCGTCCTGGACGACAAGCGCGAGTCGGTCCAGGTCCAGCTGACCGGCGCGCCGCTGCTGCGCGACTACCTGTGCGACGCCTGCAAGGCGTACCACGAGGAGGTGCGCGACCTGATCACGGCGGCGGGCGTCGCCTTCGAGGACGACCCGAAGCTGGTGCGCGGCCTGGACTACTACACCCGTACCACCTTCGAGTTCGTGCACGACGGCCTCGGCTCGCAGTCCGCGGTGGGCGGCGGCGGCCGGTACGACGGCCTGTCCGAGATGATCGGCGGCCCCGCGCTGCCCTCGGTCGGCTGGGCCCTCGGCGTGGACCGCACGGTCCTCGCGCTGGAGGCGGAGGGCATCCGGCTGGACCTGCCCGCCACCACCTCCGTCTACGCCGTCCCGCTCGGCGAGGAGGCCCGCCGCGTCCTGTTCGCCAAGATCACCGAGCTGCGCAAGGTCGGCATCGCGGCGGACCTCTCGTACGGCGGCAAGGGCCTCAAGGGCGCGATGAAGAACGCGAACCGCTCCGGCGCGCGGTACGCGCTGGTCGCCGGTGAGCGCGACCTCGCCGAGGGTGTCGTCCAGCTCAAGGACATGGAGTCCGGCGAGCAGACCGCGATCGGCGTCAACGAGATCGTCGCCGAACTGGAGTCCCGGCTCGGCTAG
- a CDS encoding MBL fold metallo-hydrolase, whose product MLIAGFPAGAWGTNCYLVAPAAGEECVIIDPGHQATEGVEDALKKHRLKPVAVVLTHGHIDHVASVVPVCGAHDVPAWIHPSDRYMMSDPEKALGRSIGMPLMGELTVGEPDDVRELADGAKLELAGLEFSVAHAPGHTKGSVTFRMPESADVPSVFFSGDLLFAGSIGRTDLPGGSMTDMLESLGRVCLPLDDSTVVLSGHGPQTTIGRERATNPYLREVAAGQGASPAPRRGM is encoded by the coding sequence GTGCTCATTGCCGGGTTCCCCGCCGGGGCCTGGGGGACGAACTGCTACCTCGTCGCCCCCGCCGCCGGTGAGGAGTGCGTGATCATCGACCCGGGCCACCAGGCCACCGAAGGAGTCGAGGACGCGCTGAAGAAGCATCGGCTCAAGCCCGTCGCCGTCGTCCTCACCCATGGCCACATCGACCACGTGGCCTCGGTCGTCCCGGTGTGCGGCGCCCATGACGTGCCCGCCTGGATCCACCCCTCGGACCGGTACATGATGAGCGACCCCGAGAAGGCGCTCGGCCGCTCCATCGGGATGCCGCTGATGGGGGAGCTGACCGTGGGCGAGCCGGACGACGTCAGGGAGCTGGCCGACGGCGCGAAACTGGAGCTGGCCGGGCTGGAGTTCTCCGTCGCGCACGCGCCGGGCCATACCAAGGGGTCGGTGACCTTCCGGATGCCCGAGAGCGCCGACGTGCCGTCGGTGTTCTTCTCCGGGGATCTGCTGTTCGCCGGCTCCATCGGACGCACCGACCTGCCGGGCGGGTCCATGACGGACATGCTGGAGTCGCTGGGGCGTGTGTGCCTGCCGCTCGACGACTCCACCGTGGTCCTGTCCGGCCACGGCCCCCAGACGACCATCGGCCGCGAGCGCGCCACCAACCCCTATCTGCGGGAAGTGGCCGCCGGCCAGGGAGCCTCCCCGGCTCCCCGACGAGGAATGTGA
- a CDS encoding peptidylprolyl isomerase, with product MVSQEQRRRQLAREKFLRQQQRRTEARRKARVRNSAIASVLGVIVIGAVALYTTHVLGDGDKKTDASAKTTPSASASPSKAPDPCHKPAAGSVKKLSWKKEPAMSIDTSAKYTLDLATTCGDIPIALKASAAPHTVNSFDFLAGKGYFDHTKCHRLTTQGIYVLQCGDPQGTGMGGPGYTLPDENLKDASLKKNTYPAGTVAMANTGQKHTGGSQFFLVYKDSPLPPQYTPFGTIDAAGMKVLNKIAGAGESTGQGDGAPNATVVIDKATVTKS from the coding sequence GTGGTCAGCCAGGAGCAGCGGCGGCGTCAGCTCGCCCGGGAGAAGTTCTTGCGGCAGCAGCAGCGGCGCACCGAGGCGCGGCGCAAGGCCCGCGTGCGCAACTCCGCGATCGCGTCGGTACTGGGCGTGATCGTGATCGGCGCCGTGGCGCTGTACACGACCCATGTGCTGGGGGACGGCGACAAGAAGACCGACGCGAGCGCCAAGACCACGCCGAGCGCGTCCGCCTCGCCCAGCAAGGCGCCGGACCCGTGCCACAAGCCGGCGGCCGGCTCGGTGAAGAAGCTCAGCTGGAAGAAGGAGCCGGCGATGTCGATCGACACGTCGGCGAAGTACACGCTGGACCTGGCGACGACGTGCGGTGACATCCCGATCGCGCTGAAGGCGTCGGCGGCCCCGCACACGGTCAACTCCTTCGACTTCCTCGCCGGCAAGGGCTACTTCGACCACACCAAGTGCCACCGGCTGACCACGCAGGGCATCTACGTGCTCCAGTGCGGCGATCCGCAGGGCACCGGCATGGGCGGTCCCGGCTACACGCTGCCGGACGAGAACCTGAAGGACGCCAGCCTGAAGAAGAACACGTACCCGGCGGGCACGGTGGCGATGGCCAACACCGGTCAGAAGCACACCGGCGGCAGCCAGTTCTTCCTGGTGTACAAGGACAGCCCGCTGCCGCCCCAGTACACGCCGTTCGGCACGATCGACGCGGCCGGCATGAAGGTGCTGAACAAGATCGCCGGCGCGGGCGAGAGCACCGGCCAGGGCGACGGTGCCCCGAACGCGACCGTGGTGATCGACAAGGCGACCGTCACCAAGTCCTGA
- a CDS encoding DUF349 domain-containing protein, with the protein MSSDPWGRVDETGTVYVRTADGEQVVGSWAAGSPEEALAYFERKYEGLVVEIGLLEKRVRTTDLSAKDAQAAIGHLREQVDAHHAVGDLEALRRRLDKLVETVEARREERKAQRAKQSDEARKAKEDLVAEAEQLAQSDQWRAAGERLRALVDTWKGLPRLDRKSDDELWHRFSHARSAFSKRRKAHFAQLDAQREEARRVKERLVAEAEALSGSTDWGPTAARYRELMAEWKAAGRAQREHEDDLWNRFRGAQDVFFAARSSVFAERDAEQAENLKLKEELAEEAEKLLPIGDLKAARAAFRSINERWEAIGHVPRDARPKVEGRMHAVERALQEAEEAEWRRTNPEARARAEGLTGQLQAAVDKLRAQIEQARAQGNNAKADKLERELEGRQALLDQALKGLQEFGG; encoded by the coding sequence GTGAGCAGCGACCCGTGGGGCCGCGTCGACGAGACGGGGACCGTGTACGTGCGTACGGCCGACGGCGAGCAGGTCGTCGGATCCTGGGCGGCCGGCTCCCCTGAGGAGGCGCTGGCCTACTTCGAGCGCAAGTACGAGGGCCTGGTTGTCGAGATCGGCCTCCTCGAGAAGCGAGTGCGCACCACCGACCTGTCGGCGAAGGACGCCCAGGCCGCCATCGGTCATCTGCGCGAGCAGGTGGACGCGCACCACGCGGTCGGCGACCTGGAGGCGCTGCGCCGCCGGCTGGACAAGCTCGTGGAGACGGTCGAGGCCCGCCGGGAGGAGCGCAAGGCCCAGCGGGCCAAGCAGTCCGACGAGGCCCGCAAGGCCAAGGAGGACCTGGTCGCCGAGGCCGAGCAGCTGGCGCAGTCCGACCAGTGGCGGGCCGCGGGTGAGCGGCTGCGGGCGCTGGTGGACACCTGGAAGGGGCTGCCGCGGCTGGACCGCAAGTCCGACGACGAGCTGTGGCACCGCTTCTCGCACGCCCGGTCGGCGTTCTCCAAGCGGCGCAAGGCGCACTTCGCCCAGCTGGACGCGCAGCGCGAGGAGGCCCGCCGGGTCAAGGAGCGGCTGGTCGCCGAGGCCGAGGCGCTGTCCGGTTCCACGGACTGGGGTCCGACGGCGGCCCGTTACCGCGAGCTGATGGCGGAGTGGAAGGCCGCGGGCCGCGCCCAGCGCGAGCACGAGGACGACCTGTGGAACCGCTTCCGCGGCGCGCAGGACGTCTTCTTCGCCGCGCGCAGCTCGGTGTTCGCCGAGCGGGACGCGGAGCAGGCGGAGAACCTCAAGCTGAAGGAGGAGCTGGCCGAGGAGGCCGAGAAGCTCCTGCCGATCGGCGACCTCAAGGCCGCCCGGGCCGCCTTCCGTTCGATCAACGAGCGCTGGGAGGCCATCGGCCACGTCCCGCGTGACGCGCGGCCGAAGGTCGAGGGCCGGATGCACGCGGTCGAGCGGGCGCTCCAGGAGGCCGAGGAGGCCGAGTGGCGCCGGACCAACCCGGAGGCGCGGGCGCGCGCCGAGGGTCTGACCGGTCAGCTCCAGGCCGCCGTGGACAAGCTGCGGGCGCAGATCGAGCAGGCCCGCGCCCAGGGCAACAACGCCAAGGCCGACAAGCTGGAGAGGGAGCTGGAGGGCCGCCAGGCACTGCTGGACCAGGCTCTGAAGGGCCTCCAGGAGTTCGGCGGCTGA
- the relA gene encoding GTP pyrophosphokinase: MPDEAQPLTAAKPEPASAAAAKPAPNVSTAKNDTRGAVEHAPSAPVEKSAEAVRPKPAPTERPAQPPVVRPPSVQPGRTGSSNRVRARLARLGVQRANPYNPVLEPLLRIVRSNDPKIENSTLRQIERAYQVAERWHRGQKRKSGDPYITHPLAVTTILAELGMDPATLMAGLLHDTVEDTEYGLEDLRRDFGDVVALLVDGVTKLDKVKFGEAAQAETVRKMVVAMAKDPRVLVIKLADRLHNMRTMRYLKREKQEKKARETLEIYAPLAHRLGMNTIKWELEDLAFAILYPKMYDEIVRLVAERAPKRDEYLAIVTDEVQSDLRAARIKATVTGRPKHYYSVYQKMIVRGRDFAEIYDLVGIRVLVDTVRDCYAALGTVHARWNPVPGRFKDYIAMPKFNMYQSLHTTVIGPNGKPVELQIRTFDMHRRAEYGIAAHWKYKQEAVAGASKVRTDAPKTSAKDKDAINDMAWLRQLLDWQKETEDPGEFLESLRFDLSRNEVFVFTPKGDVIALPAGATPVDFAYAVHTEVGHRTIGARVNGRLVPLESTLDNGDLVEVFTSKAAGAGPSRDWLGFVKSPRARNKIRAWFSKERRDEAIEQGKDAIVRAMRKQNLPIQRILNGDSLITLAHEMRYSDISALYAAIGEGHVSAQNIVQKLVQALGGEEAATEEIDESVPPSRGRGRKRRSSADPGVVVKGVEDVWVKLARCCTPVPGDPVIGFVTRGSGVSVHRNDCVNVDSLSREPERILDVEWAPTQSSVFLVAIQVEALDRSRLLSDVTRVLSDQHVNILSAAVQTSRDRVATSRFTFEMGDPKHLGHVLKAVRGVEGVYDVYRVTSGRSRS; this comes from the coding sequence TTGCCAGACGAGGCCCAGCCACTGACCGCCGCCAAGCCCGAGCCCGCCTCGGCGGCCGCGGCGAAACCCGCGCCCAACGTGTCGACCGCCAAGAACGACACCCGCGGGGCGGTCGAGCACGCCCCGTCCGCCCCCGTCGAGAAGTCCGCCGAGGCCGTGCGCCCCAAACCGGCTCCCACCGAGCGTCCGGCCCAGCCCCCCGTGGTGCGCCCGCCCTCCGTGCAGCCCGGCCGCACCGGCTCGTCCAACCGCGTCCGCGCCCGGCTGGCCCGCCTCGGCGTGCAGCGCGCCAACCCGTACAACCCGGTCCTGGAGCCGCTGCTGCGGATAGTGCGCAGCAACGATCCCAAGATCGAGAACTCCACCCTCCGCCAGATCGAGCGCGCCTACCAGGTCGCCGAGCGCTGGCACCGCGGCCAGAAGCGCAAGAGCGGCGACCCGTACATCACCCACCCGCTCGCGGTCACCACCATCCTCGCCGAGCTGGGCATGGACCCGGCCACGCTGATGGCCGGACTGCTGCACGACACCGTCGAGGACACCGAGTACGGCCTGGAGGACCTGCGCCGCGACTTCGGCGACGTGGTCGCCCTGCTCGTCGACGGCGTCACCAAGCTGGACAAGGTCAAGTTCGGCGAGGCCGCGCAGGCCGAGACGGTGCGCAAGATGGTCGTCGCCATGGCCAAGGACCCCCGCGTCCTGGTCATCAAGCTCGCCGACCGCCTGCACAACATGCGCACCATGCGCTACCTCAAGCGGGAGAAGCAGGAGAAGAAGGCGCGCGAGACCCTGGAGATCTACGCGCCGCTCGCCCACCGCCTGGGCATGAACACCATCAAGTGGGAGCTGGAGGACCTCGCCTTCGCGATCCTCTACCCCAAGATGTACGACGAGATCGTCCGGCTGGTGGCCGAACGGGCGCCCAAGCGCGACGAGTACCTGGCCATAGTGACCGATGAGGTCCAGTCCGACCTGCGCGCCGCCCGCATCAAGGCGACCGTCACCGGCCGCCCGAAGCACTACTACAGCGTCTACCAGAAGATGATCGTCCGCGGCCGTGACTTCGCGGAGATCTACGACCTGGTGGGCATCCGCGTCCTGGTCGACACCGTCCGCGACTGCTACGCCGCCCTCGGCACGGTGCACGCGCGATGGAACCCAGTCCCCGGCCGGTTCAAGGACTACATCGCGATGCCCAAGTTCAACATGTACCAGTCGCTGCACACCACGGTGATCGGTCCCAACGGCAAGCCCGTCGAACTCCAGATCCGCACCTTCGACATGCACCGCCGGGCCGAGTACGGCATCGCCGCGCACTGGAAGTACAAGCAGGAGGCCGTCGCCGGCGCCTCCAAGGTCCGCACCGACGCGCCCAAGACGTCCGCGAAGGACAAGGACGCCATCAACGACATGGCGTGGCTGCGGCAGTTGCTCGACTGGCAGAAGGAGACCGAGGACCCGGGCGAGTTCCTGGAGTCCCTGCGCTTCGACCTGTCCCGCAACGAGGTCTTCGTCTTCACGCCCAAGGGCGACGTCATAGCGCTCCCGGCCGGCGCCACCCCCGTCGACTTCGCCTACGCCGTGCACACCGAGGTCGGCCACCGCACCATAGGAGCGCGGGTCAACGGCAGGCTCGTACCGCTCGAATCCACCCTGGACAACGGCGACCTGGTGGAAGTGTTCACCTCCAAGGCGGCCGGCGCCGGACCCTCGCGCGACTGGCTCGGCTTCGTCAAGTCGCCGCGCGCCCGCAACAAGATCCGCGCCTGGTTCTCCAAGGAGCGCCGGGACGAGGCGATCGAGCAGGGCAAGGACGCCATCGTGCGGGCCATGCGCAAGCAGAACCTGCCGATCCAGCGCATCCTCAACGGCGACTCCCTGATCACCCTCGCCCACGAGATGCGCTACTCGGACATCTCCGCGCTCTACGCGGCGATAGGCGAGGGCCATGTCTCCGCGCAGAACATCGTGCAGAAGCTGGTGCAGGCCCTCGGCGGCGAGGAGGCGGCCACCGAGGAGATCGACGAGTCGGTCCCGCCGTCCCGCGGCCGCGGCCGCAAGCGCCGCTCCAGCGCCGATCCCGGCGTCGTGGTCAAGGGCGTCGAGGACGTGTGGGTGAAGCTGGCCCGCTGCTGCACGCCCGTACCCGGCGACCCGGTCATCGGCTTCGTCACCCGCGGCAGCGGCGTCTCCGTGCACCGCAACGACTGCGTCAACGTGGACTCGCTGTCCCGGGAGCCGGAGCGCATCCTCGACGTCGAGTGGGCGCCCACCCAGTCCTCGGTCTTCCTGGTCGCCATCCAGGTCGAGGCGCTGGACCGCTCCCGGCTGCTGTCGGACGTCACCCGCGTCCTGTCCGACCAGCACGTCAACATCCTGTCGGCCGCCGTGCAGACCTCCCGCGACCGGGTGGCCACCTCGCGCTTCACCTTCGAGATGGGCGACCCCAAGCACCTCGGCCACGTCCTGAAGGCCGTCCGGGGCGTGGAGGGCGTGTACGACGTCTACCGCGTGACCTCGGGCCGCAGCCGCTCGTAA
- a CDS encoding adenine phosphoribosyltransferase, whose protein sequence is MTDIQELLLSRIRDVADYPEPGVMFKDITPLLADPAAFTALTDALAGVAESTGATKVVGLEARGFILGAPVSLRAGLGFIPVRKAGKLPGATLRQAYDLEYGSAEIEVHAEDLTSGDRVLIVDDVLATGGTAEAAIHLIQRAGAEVCGLAVLMELGFLGARARLEPTLAGAPLEALLTV, encoded by the coding sequence ATGACCGACATCCAGGAGCTGCTGCTCAGCCGCATCCGCGACGTGGCCGACTACCCGGAGCCGGGCGTGATGTTCAAGGACATCACCCCGCTCCTGGCGGACCCGGCCGCCTTCACCGCCCTCACCGACGCGCTCGCCGGCGTCGCCGAGAGCACCGGCGCCACCAAGGTCGTCGGACTGGAGGCCCGGGGCTTCATCCTCGGCGCCCCCGTCTCGCTGCGCGCGGGCCTGGGCTTCATCCCGGTCCGCAAGGCCGGCAAGCTGCCCGGCGCCACCTTGCGCCAGGCGTACGACCTGGAGTACGGCTCCGCCGAGATCGAGGTGCACGCCGAGGACCTGACCTCCGGCGACCGCGTCCTGATCGTGGACGACGTGCTGGCCACCGGCGGCACCGCCGAGGCGGCGATCCACCTCATCCAGCGCGCCGGGGCCGAGGTCTGCGGCCTCGCCGTCCTGATGGAGCTGGGCTTCCTCGGCGCCCGCGCCCGCCTGGAGCCGACCCTCGCCGGAGCCCCGCTGGAGGCGCTCCTCACCGTGTGA
- the secF gene encoding protein translocase subunit SecF yields MSKLGNIGAKLHRGEISYDFIGKRKIWYGVSILITITAILGLAVRGLNMSIDFQGGAVFTTPTSMSTTVAQAEEYAKDASGHEAVVQKLGNGSLRIQVAGLDTAKSDEVKQTLAKDLKINPEKLAADLVGPSWGQEIANKAWEGLAIFMVLVVIYLAIAFEWRMAVAALVALIHDITITTGIYALVGFEVSPGTIIGLLTILGYSLYDTVVVFDSLKEQTKDITKQTRFTYSEIANRSINGTLVRSINTTVVALLPVAGLLFIGGGFLGAGDLNDISLSLFVGLAAGAYSSIFIATPLVADLKEREPALRTLTKRVMAKRAQAAAEEGLAGTADADPEDAAPAVVGPRNQPTRGRGRGRQAGKRR; encoded by the coding sequence ATGTCGAAACTCGGCAACATCGGCGCCAAGCTGCACCGCGGCGAGATCAGCTACGACTTCATCGGCAAGCGCAAGATCTGGTACGGCGTCTCCATCCTGATCACCATCACGGCCATCCTCGGCCTGGCGGTGCGCGGGCTGAACATGAGCATCGACTTCCAGGGCGGCGCGGTCTTCACCACGCCGACCAGCATGAGCACGACGGTGGCCCAAGCGGAGGAGTACGCCAAGGACGCCTCCGGCCACGAGGCCGTCGTACAGAAGCTCGGCAACGGCAGCCTGCGCATCCAGGTCGCCGGCCTCGACACGGCCAAGTCGGACGAGGTCAAGCAGACCCTGGCCAAGGACCTGAAGATCAACCCCGAGAAGCTCGCCGCCGACCTGGTCGGCCCGAGCTGGGGCCAGGAGATCGCCAACAAGGCCTGGGAGGGCCTGGCGATCTTCATGGTGCTCGTCGTGATCTACCTGGCCATCGCCTTCGAATGGCGCATGGCCGTCGCGGCCCTGGTCGCGCTGATCCACGACATCACCATCACGACCGGTATCTACGCCCTGGTCGGCTTCGAGGTCTCGCCCGGCACGATCATCGGTCTGCTGACCATCCTCGGTTACTCGCTCTACGACACGGTCGTCGTCTTCGACAGCCTCAAGGAGCAGACCAAGGACATCACCAAGCAGACCCGCTTCACCTACAGCGAGATCGCCAACCGGTCGATCAACGGCACCCTGGTCCGTTCCATCAACACCACGGTCGTCGCCCTGCTGCCGGTCGCCGGTCTGCTCTTCATCGGCGGCGGCTTCCTCGGCGCCGGCGACCTCAACGACATCTCGCTGTCGCTGTTCGTCGGCCTGGCGGCCGGTGCGTACTCCTCGATCTTCATCGCGACCCCGCTGGTCGCCGACCTCAAGGAGCGCGAGCCCGCGCTGCGGACGCTCACCAAGCGGGTCATGGCCAAGCGGGCCCAGGCCGCCGCGGAGGAGGGGCTCGCGGGTACCGCGGACGCCGACCCCGAGGACGCCGCGCCCGCCGTGGTCGGCCCGCGCAACCAGCCCACCCGCGGCCGCGGCCGTGGCCGACAGGCGGGGAAGCGCCGATGA
- the secD gene encoding protein translocase subunit SecD yields the protein MAAPKKGRSASAQSKPGRSLALILIAIVALTGGMFASGHTTPRLGIDLAGGTSITLKAKADQGSAINKANMDTAVDIMNRRVNGLGVSEAEVQTQGNDNIIVNIPRGTNSKEAQQQVGTTAKLYFRPVLASEPSGAAASPSPSGSPTGSPTTGSSPKPGSSPSASASSSQKASSSSSSPSSTSPTSSATTQGRAVTDALKAGPSPSPSATPTGGSSPKPTPSASGGTDIAKLQAAYTALDCSKPDQRAKAGKDAKPGESTIACGTVGKNPYKYLLGPAGVDGTEVKKAQAVFDTQGASGWQVQMTFNSTGAKKFADITGQLAKNQAPQNEFGIVLDGEVVSSPYVSLAITGGSAYISGHFTQQEAQSLANMLSYGALPLSFQEQSVTTVTAALGGQQLHAGLLAGAIGLALVVLYLVVYYRGLSLVAMASLVVSAILTYVIMSLLGPTIGFALNLPAVCGAIVAIGITADSFIVYFERIRDEIREGRSLRPAVERAWPRARRTVLVSDFVSFLAAAVLFIVTVGKVQGFAFTLGLTTLLDVVVVFLFTKPLMTLLARRPFFANGHKWSGLDPKSLGVKPPLRRTRRTAGPAAGPVDPKEA from the coding sequence GTGGCAGCACCTAAGAAGGGCCGGAGCGCGAGCGCCCAGAGCAAACCAGGGCGCTCGCTGGCCCTCATCCTGATCGCCATCGTGGCGCTCACCGGAGGGATGTTCGCCTCCGGGCACACCACTCCGCGTCTCGGCATCGACCTCGCCGGCGGTACGAGCATCACGCTCAAGGCGAAGGCCGACCAGGGGTCCGCGATCAACAAGGCCAACATGGACACCGCGGTCGACATCATGAACCGCCGTGTCAACGGTCTCGGCGTCTCCGAGGCGGAGGTGCAGACCCAGGGAAACGACAACATCATCGTCAATATCCCGCGGGGCACCAACTCCAAGGAGGCCCAGCAGCAGGTCGGCACCACCGCCAAGCTCTACTTCCGCCCCGTCCTGGCGAGTGAGCCCAGCGGTGCCGCGGCCAGCCCCTCGCCGAGCGGCTCCCCGACCGGCTCCCCGACCACGGGCTCCTCGCCCAAGCCGGGCTCCAGCCCCTCCGCGAGCGCCTCCTCCTCGCAGAAGGCCTCTTCCTCGTCGTCCTCGCCGTCGAGCACGTCCCCGACCTCCTCCGCGACCACGCAGGGCCGTGCGGTCACCGACGCGCTCAAGGCCGGCCCAAGCCCCTCGCCGAGCGCGACGCCCACCGGTGGTTCCTCCCCGAAGCCGACCCCCTCGGCCTCCGGCGGCACGGACATCGCCAAGCTCCAGGCCGCGTACACTGCCCTGGACTGCTCCAAGCCCGATCAGCGCGCCAAGGCTGGCAAGGACGCCAAGCCCGGCGAGTCCACCATTGCCTGCGGCACTGTTGGCAAGAACCCGTACAAATACCTGCTCGGCCCGGCCGGCGTGGACGGCACCGAGGTGAAGAAGGCCCAGGCCGTCTTCGACACCCAGGGCGCCTCCGGTTGGCAGGTCCAGATGACCTTCAACTCCACGGGCGCCAAGAAGTTCGCCGACATCACCGGCCAGCTGGCCAAGAACCAGGCCCCGCAGAACGAGTTCGGCATCGTCCTGGATGGCGAGGTCGTCTCCAGCCCGTACGTCAGTCTGGCCATCACCGGCGGTAGCGCATACATCTCCGGCCATTTCACGCAGCAGGAGGCGCAGAGCCTCGCCAACATGCTGTCGTACGGCGCGCTGCCACTCTCCTTCCAGGAGCAGTCCGTCACCACCGTGACCGCCGCGCTCGGCGGCCAGCAGCTGCACGCCGGTCTGCTCGCCGGCGCCATCGGCCTCGCGCTGGTCGTGCTCTACCTGGTGGTCTACTACCGCGGTCTGTCGCTGGTCGCCATGGCGTCCCTGGTGGTCTCCGCGATCCTCACCTACGTGATCATGTCGCTGCTCGGCCCGACCATCGGCTTCGCGCTGAACCTGCCGGCCGTCTGCGGTGCCATCGTCGCCATCGGCATCACCGCCGACTCGTTCATCGTGTACTTCGAACGCATCCGGGACGAGATCCGCGAGGGCCGCTCGCTGCGCCCCGCCGTCGAGCGGGCCTGGCCGCGCGCCCGGCGCACCGTCCTGGTCTCCGACTTCGTGTCGTTCCTCGCCGCCGCCGTCCTGTTCATCGTGACCGTCGGCAAGGTCCAGGGCTTCGCGTTCACGCTGGGTCTGACCACCCTGCTCGACGTGGTCGTGGTCTTCCTGTTCACCAAGCCGCTGATGACGCTGCTCGCCCGCCGCCCGTTCTTCGCGAACGGCCACAAGTGGTCCGGCCTCGACCCGAAGAGCCTCGGCGTCAAGCCGCCGCTGCGCCGCACCCGCCGTACCGCCGGTCCCGCCGCCGGCCCTGTCGACCCGAAGGAGGCGTGA
- the yajC gene encoding preprotein translocase subunit YajC, which yields MNPYTLLPFIVLIAAMFLMTRSAKKKQQQAAQMRNELQPGSGVRTIGGMYATVKEINEDTVLLDAGPGVDLLFAKNAIGAVLSDDEYNRIVHGIEHDLKSDADIVPDDASSLTETDETDGSAAAAAASDDKIDLGKKDADEGAADASEAAEARTDDQPKKTDGDSDVK from the coding sequence GTGAATCCGTATACCCTTCTCCCGTTCATCGTGCTCATCGCGGCCATGTTCCTGATGACGCGCTCTGCCAAGAAGAAGCAGCAGCAGGCCGCGCAGATGCGCAACGAATTGCAGCCCGGCTCCGGTGTCCGCACGATCGGGGGAATGTACGCGACGGTCAAGGAGATCAACGAGGACACCGTCCTCCTCGACGCCGGCCCCGGTGTCGACCTCCTCTTCGCGAAGAACGCGATCGGCGCCGTCCTCAGCGACGACGAGTACAACCGCATCGTGCACGGCATCGAGCACGACCTGAAGTCCGACGCCGACATCGTCCCGGACGACGCCTCCTCCCTCACCGAGACCGACGAGACCGACGGATCTGCCGCCGCTGCCGCCGCCTCCGACGACAAGATCGACCTCGGTAAGAAGGACGCCGACGAGGGCGCCGCCGACGCGTCCGAGGCCGCCGAGGCCCGGACGGATGACCAGCCGAAGAAGACCGACGGCGACTCCGACGTGAAGTAG